In Halococcus salifodinae DSM 8989, one DNA window encodes the following:
- a CDS encoding SDR family oxidoreductase gives MDDTTALVTGASRGIGAALARRFVAEGAHVVGCARDADALETLAEEIRAGSDDTDDANGGITVQRADVRDEYDVERLVETAARAGESDGIDLVVANAGVYHGSAGETPLDEESYAAVDEHLRTNARGVFSTVRESLPHLATNGRVLVPSGSVAREARSGMGSYAVSKAAAEALARGFAVEIDQSVGVVDPGQVATDLAGDQGRDPEEIAEMFVWAATVIEPDDLDGEILDLRAWRQATR, from the coding sequence ATGGACGACACCACCGCACTCGTTACCGGCGCCAGTCGCGGGATCGGCGCGGCACTTGCGCGACGGTTCGTCGCCGAAGGCGCACACGTCGTCGGCTGTGCGCGCGACGCCGACGCGCTCGAAACGCTCGCCGAGGAGATCCGAGCGGGCAGCGACGACACGGACGACGCGAACGGCGGGATCACCGTCCAGCGCGCGGACGTCCGTGACGAGTACGACGTCGAACGTCTCGTGGAGACCGCCGCCAGAGCTGGTGAAAGCGACGGGATCGATCTCGTGGTGGCGAACGCGGGCGTCTATCACGGTTCGGCGGGCGAAACGCCGCTCGACGAGGAGAGCTACGCCGCTGTCGACGAGCATCTCCGGACGAACGCCCGTGGCGTTTTTTCCACCGTCCGAGAATCGCTTCCCCACCTCGCAACCAACGGCCGCGTACTGGTGCCCTCGGGATCAGTCGCCCGGGAAGCACGGTCCGGCATGGGTTCGTACGCCGTCTCGAAGGCCGCGGCGGAGGCGCTCGCGCGCGGGTTCGCGGTCGAGATCGACCAGTCCGTGGGCGTCGTCGATCCGGGTCAGGTCGCGACTGATCTCGCGGGCGATCAGGGACGTGATCCCGAGGAGATCGCCGAGATGTTCGTCTGGGCGGCGACTGTCATCGAGCCCGACGATCTCGACGGCGAGATCCTCGACCTCCGCGCGTGGCGGCAAGCGACTCGCTGA
- a CDS encoding NUDIX hydrolase yields MTHREINLDEIERRRDRLFDRFGEAPVRERHDTPDADEFEEWSELSTTGYIGSAYALVHRPPERLPELTESMAVDGDERERVLLILGRGGSKWGVPGGGQEGDETMEATVRRELLEEVGIAASPTGLNHLRHEVATCEGYDERLHVLRAFFHAEYEGGSIAIQPGELNGAAWFAEPPSADRLLPSTKRLLEE; encoded by the coding sequence ATGACCCATCGAGAGATCAATCTCGACGAAATCGAGCGCCGTCGCGATCGGCTGTTCGATCGCTTCGGCGAAGCGCCCGTCCGCGAGCGCCACGATACACCGGACGCCGATGAGTTCGAGGAGTGGAGCGAACTGTCCACTACCGGCTACATCGGAAGTGCGTACGCGCTCGTCCATCGGCCCCCGGAACGACTACCCGAACTCACCGAGTCGATGGCCGTCGACGGCGACGAGCGGGAGCGCGTGCTCCTCATCCTGGGACGGGGCGGATCGAAGTGGGGCGTGCCTGGCGGCGGCCAGGAGGGCGACGAGACGATGGAGGCGACTGTCCGGCGAGAGTTGCTCGAAGAGGTGGGAATCGCGGCTTCGCCGACGGGGCTGAACCACCTGCGCCACGAGGTCGCCACCTGTGAGGGGTACGACGAGCGTCTCCACGTGCTCCGCGCGTTCTTTCACGCCGAGTACGAGGGCGGCTCGATCGCGATCCAGCCAGGCGAACTCAACGGGGCCGCGTGGTTCGCCGAGCCACCGAGCGCCGATCGACTGCTGCCATCCACGAAACGATTGCTCGAAGAGTGA
- a CDS encoding phytoene desaturase family protein: MDSLSGGTSTTGVGSDDPLAGRSIAVVGSGFGGLSAACYLADAGADVTVLEKNDQLGGRASQFETEGFRFDMGPSWYMMPDVFERFFGHFGREPTDYYGLSRLDPHYRVFFKDGDRVDLTPDMDQVRATFESYEDGAAEAFDDYLAQSESTYEAAMERFVYTDRPRLRDWVDSEVFRSAPVGLNLLRSMEGHVSNYFEHPKLQQIMQYTLVFLGGSPKNTPALYTMMSHVDFNLGVYYPEGGFGGVVDGIADLARELGVTFETGAEVTEITRRRGEFLVDTVAGTHSPNAVVSDADYAHTEQELLPEHERQYSESYWDDRTLAPSAFLLYLGVEGDVDPLAHHTLVLPTDWDGHFAQIFDEPAWPDDPAYYLCVPSKTDDTVAPDGHSNLFALVPIAPGLDDSPETRERYRETVLDDIAANTGVDLEDRIVVEETFSVSDFAERYNSRQGTALGLAHTLRQTALFRPPHRSEAVPDLYFTGSYTTPGIGVPMCLISGEHAANAVIDDHR; this comes from the coding sequence ATGGATTCGCTCTCGGGCGGAACGAGTACGACAGGAGTGGGGTCGGACGACCCGCTCGCCGGGCGATCGATCGCCGTGGTCGGCAGTGGCTTCGGCGGGCTGTCGGCGGCGTGCTATCTCGCCGATGCAGGGGCCGACGTCACCGTGCTCGAAAAGAACGATCAACTGGGCGGGCGCGCCTCCCAGTTCGAGACCGAGGGCTTCCGGTTCGACATGGGACCGTCGTGGTATATGATGCCCGACGTCTTCGAGAGATTTTTCGGTCACTTCGGGAGAGAGCCGACCGACTACTACGGTCTCTCCCGTCTCGATCCCCACTACCGCGTGTTCTTCAAGGACGGCGACCGGGTGGATCTCACACCCGATATGGATCAGGTCCGGGCGACGTTCGAATCCTACGAGGACGGCGCGGCCGAAGCCTTCGACGACTACCTGGCCCAGAGCGAGTCGACCTACGAGGCCGCGATGGAGCGGTTCGTCTACACTGATCGCCCCCGCTTGCGGGACTGGGTCGACAGCGAGGTGTTTCGATCCGCGCCGGTCGGGCTGAACCTGCTCCGCTCGATGGAGGGGCACGTCTCGAACTACTTCGAGCACCCGAAGCTCCAGCAGATCATGCAGTACACCCTCGTCTTCCTTGGCGGGTCGCCGAAGAACACGCCCGCGCTCTACACCATGATGAGTCACGTCGATTTCAACCTCGGCGTGTACTACCCGGAGGGTGGGTTCGGCGGCGTCGTCGACGGAATCGCCGATCTCGCCCGGGAGCTCGGTGTCACGTTCGAGACCGGCGCAGAGGTCACCGAGATCACCAGGCGGCGGGGCGAGTTCCTCGTCGACACCGTGGCGGGAACCCACAGCCCAAATGCGGTCGTCAGCGATGCCGATTACGCACACACCGAGCAGGAGCTCCTGCCCGAACACGAGCGCCAGTACTCGGAGAGCTACTGGGACGATCGCACGCTCGCGCCCTCCGCCTTCCTCCTCTATCTCGGCGTCGAGGGTGATGTCGACCCGCTCGCGCATCACACTCTCGTGCTGCCGACTGACTGGGACGGCCACTTCGCTCAGATCTTCGACGAGCCGGCGTGGCCCGACGATCCGGCGTACTACCTCTGTGTCCCCTCGAAGACCGACGATACCGTCGCGCCCGACGGTCACTCGAACCTCTTCGCGCTCGTGCCGATCGCGCCAGGCCTCGACGATTCGCCCGAAACACGGGAGCGCTATCGCGAGACCGTGCTCGACGACATCGCCGCGAACACCGGCGTCGATCTCGAAGACCGGATCGTGGTCGAGGAAACCTTCTCGGTCTCGGACTTCGCCGAGCGCTACAACAGCCGCCAGGGGACCGCGCTCGGTCTCGCCCATACACTCCGCCAGACCGCGCTGTTCCGACCGCCGCATCGCTCCGAAGCCGTCCCGGACCTCTACTTCACCGGCTCGTACACCACACCGGGGATCGGCGTCCCGATGTGTCTGATCAGCGGCGAGCACGCCGCGAACGCCGTGATCGACGACCACCGATGA
- a CDS encoding prenyltransferase, with protein sequence MSVGERVRRTVDRLGALAPPESTWLGYLLRLSRPRFWLYLAGPVIVGVVYAADAPTDVLSPVAVALFAYFLVPANVFLYGVNDVFDADIDAENPKKDDREVRYSGDQGVLWAVLASGLLGLAFVPVLPPSELAAFAVFGFLAVAYSAPPFRFKTTPPLDSVSNGLYVLPGVVGYIAVADAVPPLAAVLGGWLWTMGMHTFSAIPDIEPDREAGIRTTATALGERRTYAYCGACWLAAAILFFVVHPFFTLLLLAYPVLVFSIARSSVAVERAYWWYPAVNTLVGTIMTLGGIWTLIYGG encoded by the coding sequence ATGAGCGTCGGCGAGCGCGTCCGCCGGACGGTCGACCGGCTCGGAGCGCTCGCGCCGCCCGAATCCACATGGTTGGGCTACCTCCTCCGGCTCTCACGCCCGCGTTTTTGGCTCTACCTCGCCGGTCCGGTGATCGTCGGCGTGGTCTACGCCGCCGACGCGCCCACCGACGTCCTCTCACCCGTCGCCGTCGCGCTGTTTGCGTACTTCCTCGTCCCCGCCAACGTCTTCCTCTACGGCGTCAACGACGTTTTCGATGCCGACATCGACGCCGAAAACCCGAAGAAGGACGACCGGGAGGTGCGCTACTCGGGCGATCAGGGCGTGCTCTGGGCGGTGCTCGCGAGCGGCCTCCTCGGGCTGGCGTTCGTTCCCGTCCTCCCCCCGAGCGAACTCGCGGCGTTCGCCGTCTTCGGCTTCCTCGCGGTCGCGTACAGCGCGCCACCCTTCCGATTCAAGACGACTCCGCCGCTCGACTCGGTTTCGAACGGGCTGTACGTCCTCCCAGGGGTGGTCGGCTACATCGCCGTCGCTGACGCCGTGCCGCCGCTCGCCGCCGTACTCGGTGGCTGGCTCTGGACGATGGGGATGCACACCTTCTCCGCGATCCCCGACATCGAGCCCGATCGCGAGGCAGGCATCCGGACAACCGCCACAGCATTGGGCGAACGCCGAACCTACGCCTACTGTGGGGCGTGCTGGCTCGCGGCGGCGATCCTGTTTTTCGTCGTCCACCCGTTCTTCACCCTGCTCCTGCTCGCGTACCCCGTTCTGGTGTTCTCGATCGCACGGTCGTCGGTCGCGGTCGAGCGCGCGTACTGGTGGTATCCCGCGGTGAACACGCTCGTCGGAACGATCATGACCCTCGGCGGGATCTGGACCCTGATCTATGGCGGCTGA
- the cruF gene encoding bisanhydrobacterioruberin hydratase produces MAAETATRRRIEARLDDLVADNRFTIAVVFPIVGAVLLLASAEALVGPPLRYNPALILLGTVVMRLPLVAGLVPVLDRRASLGLAVLVAYAFGIELIGVTTGWPYGTFEYTIALGPMLAGVPLGLPVFFLPLVLNSYLLCLLVLGDAARRRAIRLVVVIATVLLVDLVLDPGAVAIGFWSYGEGVYYGVPVSNYLGWVLSATVTVFVLDLTFDRTALRARLDECGFMLDDLVSFVVLWGGINAYFGNWIPVALALVLAGGLLKTDRFDFAVGSIADSRS; encoded by the coding sequence ATGGCGGCTGAGACAGCGACCCGCCGACGGATCGAAGCGCGACTCGACGATCTGGTGGCCGACAACCGATTCACCATCGCGGTCGTGTTCCCGATCGTCGGCGCAGTCCTTCTTCTCGCGAGCGCCGAGGCCCTCGTCGGCCCGCCGTTGCGCTACAACCCCGCTCTCATCCTGCTCGGAACGGTCGTGATGCGCCTCCCCCTCGTGGCGGGACTCGTGCCGGTGCTCGATCGCCGGGCGTCGCTCGGTCTCGCTGTGCTCGTCGCCTACGCCTTCGGGATCGAGCTGATCGGGGTGACGACAGGGTGGCCGTACGGCACCTTCGAGTACACCATCGCGCTCGGGCCGATGCTGGCGGGGGTTCCGCTCGGCCTGCCGGTCTTTTTTCTCCCGCTCGTCCTGAACAGCTACCTGCTCTGTCTTCTCGTGCTCGGCGACGCAGCCAGACGGCGTGCCATCCGACTCGTCGTGGTGATCGCGACGGTGCTCCTCGTCGATCTCGTGCTCGATCCAGGCGCGGTCGCGATCGGCTTCTGGAGCTACGGTGAGGGGGTCTACTACGGCGTTCCCGTCTCGAATTACTTGGGATGGGTGCTGTCGGCCACAGTTACAGTATTCGTGCTCGATCTCACCTTCGATCGCACGGCGCTACGCGCTCGGCTCGACGAGTGTGGGTTCATGCTCGACGATCTCGTGAGCTTCGTCGTACTCTGGGGCGGGATCAACGCCTACTTCGGCAACTGGATTCCAGTGGCGCTCGCGCTCGTTCTCGCTGGTGGTCTACTCAAAACCGATCGGTTCGATTTCGCCGTCGGCTCGATTGCCGACTCACGATCCTGA
- a CDS encoding phytoene/squalene synthase family protein: MIDDTQLAESKAIHRRTGTTFYVATRLLPERVRHATYVLYAFFRVTDEIVDDPNGPPPDVQRTELDRIREAALGRRETDDQVLAAFSELREQYSIPDEVVTEFIDAMATDITKRRYETYEELETYMGGSAAAVGEMMTAVMDPDDPETARPHARALGEAFQLSNFLRDVGEDIVERDRIYLPQTTLDEHGVSEGQIERRETDENFAAAVASELERTEERYREGVAGIKYLPDDCQFPVLLAAVLYADHHRLIRAHDYDVLSTTPELSTTRKLSLLARTRWHWLWNKDPEAVFAKVSTVPMPGATRPDSGVGEPRPMG; encoded by the coding sequence ATGATTGACGACACGCAGCTCGCGGAAAGCAAGGCAATCCACCGTCGGACGGGGACCACGTTCTATGTCGCGACACGGCTACTCCCCGAACGCGTCCGGCACGCCACGTACGTTCTGTACGCCTTCTTCCGCGTCACCGACGAGATCGTCGACGATCCGAACGGCCCGCCGCCGGACGTCCAGCGCACGGAGCTCGATCGCATCCGCGAGGCGGCGCTCGGTCGTCGAGAGACCGACGACCAGGTGCTCGCGGCGTTCAGTGAGCTCCGCGAGCAGTACTCGATTCCCGACGAGGTAGTCACGGAGTTCATCGATGCGATGGCGACCGACATCACGAAACGCCGATACGAGACCTACGAGGAACTCGAAACCTACATGGGCGGGTCGGCGGCCGCGGTCGGCGAGATGATGACCGCCGTCATGGATCCCGACGATCCAGAGACCGCGAGGCCGCACGCCCGCGCGCTCGGCGAGGCGTTCCAGCTCTCCAATTTCCTCCGGGACGTCGGCGAGGACATCGTCGAGCGCGACCGGATCTACCTCCCACAAACGACGCTCGACGAGCACGGCGTCTCGGAAGGGCAGATCGAGCGCCGCGAGACGGACGAGAACTTCGCCGCCGCGGTGGCGAGCGAGCTCGAACGCACCGAGGAGCGCTACCGCGAGGGCGTCGCCGGGATCAAGTACCTCCCAGACGACTGCCAGTTCCCCGTCCTCCTTGCCGCCGTGCTCTACGCCGACCACCACCGGCTGATCCGCGCGCACGACTACGACGTGCTCTCGACGACGCCCGAGCTGAGCACCACGCGAAAGCTCTCCCTACTCGCACGCACCCGATGGCACTGGCTCTGGAACAAGGACCCCGAAGCGGTGTTCGCGAAAGTGAGTACCGTGCCGATGCCGGGCGCGACGCGGCCGGATTCGGGGGTTGGCGAGCCGCGCCCGATGGGCTGA
- a CDS encoding DUF7553 family protein — MTRDQLRTAGELLADARRDTDGDLRERIDGLAEQLDDLADADRGPDHGRIARMENALNEIEAQIDGDARENVQEAHEHLSEYRSTVSGV; from the coding sequence ATGACACGCGATCAACTCCGGACCGCCGGGGAGCTGCTGGCCGACGCGAGACGGGACACCGACGGCGATCTGCGCGAGCGCATCGACGGGCTCGCGGAGCAGCTCGACGACCTCGCCGACGCCGACCGCGGCCCCGACCACGGCCGGATCGCCCGGATGGAGAACGCGCTCAACGAGATCGAAGCCCAGATCGACGGCGACGCCCGCGAAAACGTCCAAGAAGCCCACGAACACCTTTCCGAATATCGTTCGACGGTCAGCGGCGTTTAG
- the ilvD gene encoding dihydroxy-acid dehydratase — MSQQSKSPEAASDDEPQDDPERRTPDDLRSREVTDGPERAPHRAMFRAMGFDDTDLDSPMVGIANPAADITPCNVHLDSVAESAIEGVDAADGMPIEFGTITISDAISMGTEGMKASLVSREVIADSVELVAFGERMDALVTVAGCDKNLPGMMMAAIRTDLPSVFCYGGSILPGEHGGREVTVQDVFEGVGTYAEGEMSREELDDLERNACPGAGSCGGMFTANTMASIAEAIGLAPLGSASPPAESDERGEVAREAGEIALDAVAEDRTPSDILTRASFENAIALQVAMGGSTNAVLHILAMAAEADIDLDIDTFDEISRRTPKIVNLQPGGTRVMKDLHDAGGVPVVVRRLVEGGYMDGDAMTVTGRTIAEELEELDLPADESIDADFLRPVADPFYEEGAIRILKGNLAPDGAVIKVTGEEGLRHEGPVRVFEREEGAMEYVQEGHVDSGDVLCIRNEGPKGGPGMREMLGVTSAVAGQGHAEDVALFTDGRFSGATRGFSIGHVAPEAFDDGPIAALEDGDRVTIDVAERVLEIDLTDEEIESRLTERERPDPDYTSGVLAKYGVMFGSAADGAVTNPGAKQE; from the coding sequence ATGAGTCAACAGTCGAAATCGCCCGAGGCCGCCAGTGACGACGAGCCCCAGGACGACCCAGAACGACGAACGCCCGACGATCTTCGGAGCCGCGAAGTCACGGACGGCCCCGAGCGCGCACCCCACCGGGCGATGTTCCGGGCGATGGGGTTCGACGATACGGATCTCGACTCGCCGATGGTCGGCATAGCGAACCCCGCCGCCGACATCACGCCGTGTAACGTCCACCTCGACTCGGTCGCCGAGAGCGCCATCGAGGGCGTCGACGCCGCGGATGGAATGCCCATCGAGTTCGGCACGATCACGATCTCCGATGCGATCTCGATGGGCACGGAGGGGATGAAGGCCTCGCTGGTGAGCCGGGAGGTGATCGCCGACTCCGTGGAGCTGGTGGCCTTTGGCGAGCGGATGGACGCCCTCGTCACGGTCGCGGGCTGTGACAAGAACCTCCCCGGGATGATGATGGCCGCTATTCGTACTGATCTCCCGAGCGTCTTCTGCTATGGCGGATCGATCCTGCCCGGCGAACACGGAGGCCGAGAAGTCACCGTCCAGGACGTCTTCGAGGGCGTCGGCACGTACGCCGAGGGCGAGATGAGCCGCGAGGAGCTGGACGACCTCGAACGCAACGCCTGCCCCGGCGCGGGGTCGTGCGGTGGAATGTTCACTGCGAACACGATGGCCTCGATCGCGGAGGCGATCGGCCTCGCGCCGCTCGGGAGTGCGAGCCCACCAGCCGAGAGCGACGAACGTGGCGAGGTCGCCCGCGAGGCCGGCGAGATCGCGCTCGATGCGGTCGCCGAGGACCGCACACCGTCGGACATTCTGACGCGGGCGAGTTTCGAGAACGCGATCGCGCTCCAGGTCGCGATGGGCGGCTCGACGAACGCCGTGCTCCACATCCTAGCGATGGCCGCCGAAGCGGACATCGATCTCGACATCGACACGTTCGACGAGATCTCCCGTCGGACGCCGAAGATCGTGAACCTCCAGCCGGGCGGCACGCGCGTGATGAAGGATCTCCACGACGCCGGGGGCGTCCCGGTCGTCGTCCGCCGGCTCGTCGAGGGCGGGTACATGGACGGCGATGCGATGACCGTCACCGGGCGCACGATCGCCGAGGAGTTGGAGGAACTCGATCTGCCCGCCGACGAGTCGATCGACGCCGACTTCCTTCGACCCGTTGCGGACCCGTTCTACGAGGAGGGAGCGATTCGTATCCTGAAGGGAAATCTCGCGCCCGACGGCGCGGTCATCAAGGTCACGGGCGAGGAGGGCCTCCGACACGAGGGTCCCGTGCGAGTGTTCGAACGCGAGGAGGGTGCGATGGAGTACGTCCAGGAGGGCCACGTCGACTCGGGCGACGTGCTCTGCATCCGCAACGAGGGGCCGAAGGGCGGGCCGGGGATGCGCGAGATGTTGGGGGTCACGTCGGCGGTTGCGGGCCAGGGCCACGCCGAGGACGTCGCGCTCTTCACCGATGGACGCTTCTCGGGGGCGACGCGGGGCTTCTCGATCGGTCACGTCGCACCCGAGGCCTTCGACGATGGGCCGATCGCCGCGCTGGAGGACGGCGACCGAGTGACGATCGACGTCGCCGAGCGGGTCCTGGAAATCGACCTCACCGACGAGGAGATCGAATCCCGCCTGACCGAGCGCGAGCGACCCGACCCCGACTACACTTCTGGCGTGCTCGCGAAGTACGGGGTGATGTTCGGTTCGGCGGCCGATGGCGCGGTGACGAACCCCGGCGCGAAGCAGGAGTGA